One Streptococcus sp. zg-86 DNA window includes the following coding sequences:
- a CDS encoding YtxH domain-containing protein: protein MVKKSSIFTSILLGAAGGAAAAAFLATKTGQVVKKKVLDFTKDYQENHEEINAEWIQKAQDLGQQAVDKYETVRDQLTSGELTVDDLVQSGKEKAQLVKAQSLEKFEQIKEKIAEQNLTTADLVESIKEKTQTLPSAEELEEELAVTTEDIEIDLPNLEEE, encoded by the coding sequence ATGGTTAAAAAATCTAGCATTTTCACAAGTATCCTTTTAGGTGCAGCAGGTGGTGCAGCTGCAGCAGCCTTTCTTGCAACAAAGACAGGTCAAGTAGTTAAGAAAAAAGTCCTTGATTTCACGAAGGATTACCAGGAGAACCATGAAGAAATCAATGCAGAATGGATTCAAAAAGCCCAAGATTTGGGTCAGCAAGCAGTTGACAAATACGAAACAGTCAGAGACCAATTGACTTCAGGTGAGTTAACAGTCGATGACTTAGTTCAGTCTGGAAAAGAAAAAGCGCAATTGGTGAAGGCGCAATCTCTTGAAAAGTTTGAGCAAATCAAGGAAAAAATTGCAGAACAAAATCTGACAACAGCTGACTTGGTTGAGTCTATTAAAGAAAAGACCCAAACCCTTCCTAGTGCAGAAGAGCTAGAAGAGGAATTGGCAGTCACAACAGAAGACATTGAGATTGACTTACCAAACCTAGAAGAAGAATAA
- a CDS encoding PspC domain-containing protein: MPFGFYKQRTNKLITGVLAGIADRFRLDLSITRIVFFIICLVGRLGLLAIAVYILAAVLLPFKEDVYADRYGTGPRKIKDAEKIQKHKW; this comes from the coding sequence ATGCCATTCGGATTTTATAAGCAACGAACGAATAAACTGATAACAGGTGTTTTAGCAGGTATAGCAGATCGTTTTCGATTAGATCTTAGCATTACTCGGATTGTCTTTTTCATCATCTGTTTAGTTGGACGTTTGGGCTTGTTAGCCATTGCAGTCTATATTCTAGCAGCTGTTTTACTTCCCTTTAAGGAAGATGTTTATGCAGACCGCTATGGTACAGGACCTAGAAAAATAAAGGATGCTGAAAAAATTCAGAAACACAAGTGGTAG
- a CDS encoding DUF948 domain-containing protein, with product MIELSVFIIAIALAAVAVYVILLLKKVSNVVDEAQHTLNVLTSDVNVTLYQTNELLAKTNVLVADVNGKVATLDPLFVAVADLSESVSDLNTSARGLTAKARTAGQHTVKAGGALAAVSKLSSILGKKGAKQHG from the coding sequence CTGATTGAATTATCTGTTTTTATTATCGCAATTGCCCTTGCAGCTGTTGCAGTATATGTTATCCTCTTGTTGAAAAAAGTATCCAATGTGGTTGATGAAGCTCAACACACTTTGAATGTGTTAACGAGTGATGTTAATGTAACCCTTTACCAAACCAATGAATTGTTGGCTAAAACAAATGTTCTGGTTGCAGATGTAAACGGAAAAGTTGCTACTTTGGATCCACTCTTTGTAGCAGTTGCTGACTTGTCAGAGTCAGTATCAGACCTCAATACCTCTGCGCGTGGTCTAACAGCAAAAGCCCGCACCGCAGGCCAACATACGGTAAAGGCAGGAGGAGCCTTAGCAGCAGTTAGTAAATTATCTTCTATTTTAGGGAAGAAAGGAGCAAAACAACATGGTTAA
- a CDS encoding peptidase U32 family protein — translation MGKIVITATAESIEQVKQLLAAGVDRIYVGEEDHALRIPHSFTYDELREIARLTHEAGKELTIAANALMHQDMMDQIKPFMELMKEIQVDYLVVGDTGIFYINKRDGYHFKLIYDTSVFVTSSRQINFWKNHGAVGAVLAREIPSEELFDIAKNLEIPAEILVYGASVIHHSKRTLLQNYYNFTKADETDLSRQRGLFLAEPSNPDSHYSIYEDKHGTHIFINNDIDMMTKLTELVEHDYLHWKLDGIYCPGQNFVEIAKLFVEARNLAEAGELTYDKAFLLDEQVRKLHPKERGLDTGFYEYDRDKVK, via the coding sequence ATGGGAAAAATTGTTATTACAGCAACTGCTGAAAGTATTGAACAAGTTAAACAACTATTAGCAGCGGGAGTAGACCGTATTTATGTAGGAGAAGAAGATCATGCGCTTCGGATTCCGCATTCCTTTACCTATGATGAATTGCGAGAAATTGCTCGCTTGACACATGAAGCTGGTAAGGAATTAACAATTGCAGCCAATGCCCTCATGCACCAGGATATGATGGATCAAATCAAGCCCTTTATGGAATTGATGAAAGAAATTCAGGTGGACTACCTAGTTGTAGGTGATACGGGTATCTTTTACATCAATAAACGTGATGGCTACCATTTTAAGCTGATTTACGATACATCTGTTTTTGTCACCTCTAGTCGTCAGATTAACTTCTGGAAAAATCATGGGGCAGTAGGTGCGGTACTTGCTAGAGAAATTCCGTCTGAAGAATTATTTGATATTGCTAAAAACCTAGAAATTCCTGCAGAAATCTTGGTGTATGGTGCATCGGTGATTCACCATTCTAAGCGAACCCTCTTGCAAAATTATTACAATTTTACAAAGGCAGATGAGACGGATTTGTCACGTCAGCGAGGCCTGTTTTTAGCAGAACCGAGTAATCCAGATAGCCATTATTCCATTTATGAAGACAAGCATGGTACGCATATTTTTATCAACAATGATATTGACATGATGACGAAGCTGACGGAACTAGTTGAGCATGATTACCTGCATTGGAAGTTGGATGGAATTTACTGCCCTGGACAAAACTTTGTTGAAATTGCAAAGCTGTTTGTTGAAGCAAGAAACTTGGCAGAGGCTGGAGAATTGACCTACGATAAGGCATTCTTATTAGATGAACAGGTTCGGAAGTTGCACCCTAAAGAACGAGGATTGGATACAGGTTTTTACGAATACGATAGAGATAAGGTAAAATAG
- the hprK gene encoding HPr(Ser) kinase/phosphatase: MAVFVKDLIDNVRVSSAYSTEILLEKEITTSDITRPGLEMTGYFDYYAPERIQLMGMKEWSYLMAMTSHNRYQVLRRMFQPETPVVIVARGLEIPEEMFQAAEEKGIAIFQSQSATSRLAGELSSYLDSRLAKRTSVHGVLMDIYGMGVLIQGDSGIGKSETGLELVKRGHRIVADDRVDVYAKDDVTLWGEPAEILRHLLEIRGVGIIDIMSLYGASAVKESSEVQLAIYLENYDTGKVFDRLGNSGDSIEIAGITIPQIRIPVKTGRNISVVIEAAAMNYRSKQMGFDATKEFEKRLGSLIESNKE, translated from the coding sequence ATGGCAGTTTTTGTCAAAGATTTGATTGACAATGTGCGTGTGAGTAGCGCATATAGTACGGAAATCTTACTGGAAAAAGAGATTACCACATCTGATATTACTCGTCCTGGTCTTGAGATGACAGGCTATTTTGACTATTATGCGCCAGAGCGCATTCAGCTAATGGGGATGAAAGAATGGTCCTATTTGATGGCCATGACTTCTCATAACCGTTATCAAGTTTTACGGAGAATGTTTCAGCCTGAGACTCCAGTGGTGATTGTAGCGCGTGGCTTGGAAATTCCAGAAGAAATGTTTCAAGCAGCTGAGGAAAAAGGGATTGCTATTTTCCAAAGCCAGTCTGCTACAAGTCGTTTGGCAGGGGAATTATCTTCTTACTTAGATTCACGCCTTGCAAAACGGACCAGTGTCCATGGTGTTCTCATGGATATCTATGGCATGGGTGTTCTGATTCAAGGAGATTCTGGAATTGGGAAAAGTGAGACTGGTCTTGAATTGGTTAAACGTGGTCACCGTATCGTCGCAGATGATCGAGTAGATGTTTATGCCAAGGATGATGTCACTCTCTGGGGAGAACCAGCTGAGATTTTGCGGCACTTACTGGAAATCCGAGGTGTTGGTATTATTGATATTATGAGTCTGTACGGTGCAAGTGCTGTTAAGGAATCATCAGAAGTTCAACTTGCCATTTACCTTGAAAATTATGACACAGGTAAGGTCTTTGACCGCTTGGGAAATAGTGGTGATTCGATTGAGATTGCAGGAATTACGATTCCTCAGATTCGAATCCCAGTTAAGACAGGACGTAATATCTCGGTCGTAATTGAAGCAGCAGCTATGAACTATCGTTCCAAACAAATGGGCTTTGATGCGACTAAGGAATTTGAAAAACGACTAGGTAGCCTCATTGAAAGCAATAAGGAGTAG
- the lgt gene encoding prolipoprotein diacylglyceryl transferase — MIDPVAVKFGPLEIRWYALCIITGLILAVFLASKEAPRKKILSDDIVDFILIAFPLAILGARIYYVAFSWDLYKDNLLSIFAIWEGGIAIYGGLLTGFLVLIFFTRHRFIEIWDFLDVVAPSVMIAQAIGRWGNFFNQEAYGASVSNLDYLPEFIRKQMYIDGSYRTPTFLYESLWNLFGFVLICVLRRRKKLLKQGEITLFYLVWYGVGRFVIEGMRTDSLMFLGLRVSQWLSALFVLLALILFFYRRRKDIPYYQI; from the coding sequence ATGATTGATCCAGTTGCAGTAAAATTTGGTCCGCTCGAAATTCGTTGGTATGCCTTGTGTATCATCACAGGTTTGATTCTTGCAGTCTTTCTTGCGTCTAAGGAAGCACCTCGTAAAAAAATTCTGTCAGATGATATTGTAGATTTTATCTTAATAGCCTTTCCGCTTGCAATTCTTGGTGCGAGGATTTATTATGTAGCCTTTTCTTGGGATTTATATAAGGACAATCTTCTTTCTATTTTTGCCATTTGGGAGGGAGGCATTGCCATTTATGGTGGTCTGTTGACGGGATTTCTCGTTCTAATCTTCTTTACACGCCATCGCTTCATTGAAATCTGGGATTTTCTGGATGTGGTAGCACCGTCTGTGATGATTGCACAGGCTATTGGTCGCTGGGGAAATTTTTTCAATCAAGAGGCCTATGGTGCAAGTGTTAGCAATCTTGATTATCTGCCAGAGTTTATTCGTAAGCAAATGTATATTGACGGAAGTTATCGAACGCCAACTTTCTTATATGAATCACTTTGGAATCTGTTTGGTTTCGTTCTAATCTGTGTATTGCGGAGACGAAAAAAACTCCTCAAGCAGGGTGAAATTACCCTATTTTACCTAGTGTGGTACGGTGTCGGTCGTTTTGTCATTGAAGGGATGAGAACGGACAGTCTAATGTTCCTTGGCTTACGTGTTTCACAGTGGCTTTCTGCCTTATTCGTGCTGTTAGCACTAATCTTATTTTTCTATCGTCGTCGAAAAGACATTCCTTATTATCAGATCTAA
- a CDS encoding DUF3270 family protein, whose product MALRDYRPDSYHYDETIPKEKRQATYQAYQATNPAKERLKEFFFFLNIAIFSIITVIAAYIYLSNHVPIFLAFLLAIVTGLIGLKLVQFFIKKKFYSSKNRTKIRK is encoded by the coding sequence ATGGCACTTAGAGACTATCGGCCTGATTCCTACCACTATGACGAGACAATCCCGAAAGAGAAACGACAGGCCACTTATCAAGCATATCAAGCAACAAATCCTGCTAAAGAACGTTTAAAAGAATTTTTCTTCTTTTTAAATATCGCTATTTTTAGTATCATTACAGTAATTGCTGCTTATATCTATCTTTCAAACCACGTTCCTATTTTTTTGGCCTTTCTATTAGCCATTGTAACAGGACTAATCGGATTAAAACTCGTCCAATTCTTCATTAAGAAAAAATTTTACTCATCAAAAAACAGAACTAAGATAAGGAAATAA